One window from the genome of Bicyclus anynana chromosome 25, ilBicAnyn1.1, whole genome shotgun sequence encodes:
- the LOC112057308 gene encoding uncharacterized protein LOC112057308, translating into MAVAGAHGFAPIERLSGRDNYGTWSFAVKTYLEHENLWKCIDVAPDATLTKEEDIKARSKIVLLVEPMNYIHIQEAKSAKEVWDNLRRAFDDSGLLRKLCCSVSSLAWVGKWMLVH; encoded by the exons ATGGCCGTCGCAGGCGCACACGGTTTCGCCCCAATTGAAAGATTATCTGGGCGCGACAATTATGGCACGTGGAGTTTTGCCGTAAAAACATATTTGGAGCACGAAAATCTTTGGAAGTGCATCGACGTGGCGCCGGATGCAACGCTTACGAAGGAGGAAGACATAAAGGCAAGATCTAAAATCGTCCTTCTTGTGGAACCAATGAATTATATTCACATACAGGAAGCAAAGAGTGCGAAGGAGGTATGGGATAACTTAAGAAGGGCTTTTGACGACTCAGGCCTGTTGAGAAAG CTATGTTGCAGCGTTTCCAGCCTCGCCTGGGTTGGAAAATGGATGCTGGTACATTGA